The region CCTGCGCCTCGACGTGCTTGCGACCGATCTCGACGAGCCGGCCGTACTGGACGCCGGATGGGCAGGTCGTCTCGCAACTGCGGCACGTGAGGCAGCGATCGAGGTGCTGCTGCGTGCTGCGCGTGACGGGCGCGCCTTCGACCATCTGCTTGATCAGGTAGATGCGGCCGCGGGGGCCGTCGAGTTCGTCGCCGAGCAACTGGTAGGTCGGGCACGTCGCGGTGCAGAAGCCACAATGCACGCACTTGCGCAGGATCGCGTCGGCCTCGTCGCCGTCGGGCGTGTTGCGGATGAAATCGGCGAGGTTCGTTTGCATCCAGACCTCAGATATCGGGGTAAAGCCGGCCGCGATTGAAAATGCGCGCGGGATCGAACGCGCTCTTCAGCCCGCGGTGAATCTTCATCAGCGGCGCGGGCAGCGGCGTGAACACGCCGGCGCTGCGGTCGTACGTGTCGCCCGCGCGGAACAGCGTCGCATGGCCGCCGGCCTGCTTCGCGCTCATCCGTACCGTCTGCGCGTCGGCGTCCGTGATCCACCAGCGCTGCGCGCCGCCCCATTCCATCAGCTGCGTGCCGGGCAGGTGCATCGGTTCGGTGATCGACGGCAGCGACAGGCGCCACAGCGCGTAGCCGGGCGGGATGCCGTTGAAGAACGGGTCGGTGTGCTCGCGCAGGCCGGCCCAGAAACGCTCGGCCTCGACCGCATCGACGACTTCGCCGCCGAGCAGCGTCTTCGCCGATTTCACCGCGGCCTCGGCGCCCGACAGCCGCAGCACGAGCGTGCCGTTGCGCCACCCGCTCGCGCTGACGGGCAGCGGATGGCCGCCCCATTCGTTGAGCTTGCGCACCGCGTCCGTCGCGGTCATCTCGAACTTCAGCGTGACTTCGGCGACGGGCACCGGCAGCACCTTGATCGACAGGTCGAGCATCAGCCCGAGCGTGCCGAGCGCGCCGGCCATCAGCCGCGATACGTCGTAGCCCGCCACGTTCTTCACGACCTGGCCGCCGAAGCGCAGCACTTCGCCGCGCCCGTTCATCAGCGTGACGCCCAGCACGAAGTCGCGCGGCGCGCCGCACGTCGCGCGGCGCGGGCCCGCAAGGCCGGCCGCGATGCAGCCGCCGACGGTGGCGGCGCGTCCGAAGTGCGGCGGCTCGAACGGCAGCATCTGGCCGCATTCGGCGAGAACGGTTTCGAGCTGCGCGAGCGGCGTGCCCGCGCGGACCGTGACGACGAGTTCGGCCGGGTCGTACGACACGACGCCCTGAAACACGCGCGTGTCGAGTATTTCGCCGTCCAGCGCCTGCCCGTACCAGTCCTTCGTGCCGCCGCCGCGGATCCGCAGCGGCCGGCCGTCGGCACTGGCGGCGCGGATGCGCTCGGCCCATCCGGCGACGATGTCGTCCTCTTCCATGTTCTGTTGCTGCCTCGTTGTTGTCCGGTCGATTGTACCGGGGTGGCGCGATTGCACATCGCGACTATCCCTAAGCCTCGTATCGCAAGGCGTGCACGCGCCGCCGCGTGCACGGCGCCGCGCGGCGGCGGTCCGCGCCTCCTGCGTCGTTCAGAAGCGCGGCAGCTCGGGGTGCGGCAGCAAGCCGCCGCGCACGTGCTGGCGGCCGTATTCGGCGCAGCGTGCGCGGGTCGGGATCCCCTTGTCCGGATTGAGGAGCCCGGCCGGATCGAACGCACGCTTGACCGCGAAGAACGCGTCGCGCTCCTGCGGCGAGAACTGCACGCACATCGAATTCAGTTTTTCGATTCCTACACCGTGCTCGCCCGTCACGCTGCCGCCGAATTCCACGCAGCATTCGAGGATTTCCGCGCCGAACTGCTCGGCGCGGTGCAGTTCGTCCGGATCGTTCGCGTTGTAGAGAATTAGCGGATGCATGTTGCCGTCGCCGGCATGGAACACGTTGATGCAGCGCAACCCGTAGCGCGTCTCGAGCTGCTCGATGCGCGCGAGCAGCGGACCGATCGCGCGGCGCGGCACGGTGCCGTCCATGCAGTAATAGTCGGCCGAAATGCGGCCGGCCGCCGGGAACGCGTTCTTGCGGCCGGACCAGAAGCGCAGGCGCTCGCTTTCGTTGCGCGACACCTGGATGCGCGTTGCGCCATGTTCGCGCAGCACGGCCGTCATCCGCACGATTTCCTCCGCGACCTCTTCCGGCGTGCCGTCCGATTCGCACAGCAGGATCGCCTTCGCGTCGAGGTCGTAGCCGGCGTGCGTGAACGCCTCGACGGCCTGCGTGGCCGGCTTGTCCATCATCTCGAGCCCGGCCGGGATGATGCCCGACGCGATGATCGCCGCGACCGCCTCGCCGCCTTTCACGACGTCGTCGAAGCTCGCCATCACGAGCTGCGCGGTTTGCGGTTTCGGGATCAGCTTCACCGTGACCTCGGTGACGATCGCGAACATTCCTTCGCTGCCGATCATCACCGCGAGCAGGTCGAGGCCCGGCGTATCGAGGCCGAGCGAGCCGAATTCGACGATCTCGCCGTCCATCGTGACCGCGCGCACGCGCATCACGTTGTGCACGGTCAACCCGTACTTCAGGCAGTGGACGCCGCCTGAATTCTCCGCGACGTTGCCGCCGATCGTGCACGCGATCTGCGACGAAGGATCGGGCGCGTAGTAGAGGCCGTAAGGCGCGGCAGCTTCCGAAATCGCGAGATTGCGCACGCCAGGCTGTACGGTCGCCGTGCGCGCGTACGGGTCGACCTCGACGATGCGCGTGAAGCGCGCGAGCGACAGCACGACGCCGTTCGCGATCGGCAGCGCGCCGCCGGACAGGCTCGTGCCTGCGCCGCGCGGCACGATCGGCACTTCCATGCGGCGGCAGATCTGCACGACCCGCTGCACCTGGGACTCGGTTTCGGGCAGCGCGACCGCGAGCGGTAGACGCCGGTACGCGGACAGGCCGTCGCATTCGTACGGTGCGGTGTCTTCGTCGCGGTACAACAGGCAGTGCGTCGGCAGCACGGCCATCAGCGCCTGCACGACTTCGCGCTGGCGCTGCGCGCGCGTCGCGCTCGACAGTTCGACGGAAGCGTTCATTCGGTCTCCTGCGTGCGGCGCGTTATCGCGCCGCCGGGTCAGCACGTGAAGATCTTGCCGGGATTCATCAGGTTGCGCGGGTCGAGCGCGAGCTTGATTGCGCGCATCGTGTCGATGGCGCTGTCGCCGTGCTCCTTCGGCAGGAAGCGCATCTTGTGCAGTCCGACGCCGTGTTCGCCGGTGCAGGTGCCGCCGAGACGCAGCGCGCGCTCGACGATCCGGTCGTTGATGCGTTCGGCTTCGGCGATTTCCTCGGGTTTGTCGGGGTCGATCAGGATCGCGACGTGGAAGTTGCCGTCGCCGACGTGGCCGACGATCGGGCAGGGCAGCGACGACGCGCGCAGATCGACTTCGGTTTCCTCGACGCACGCCGCGAGTTGCGAGATCGGCACGCATACGTCGGTCGTCACCGCGCGGCAGCCCGGTTTCAGCTGCAGCATCGCGAAATAGGCGTTGTGGCGCGCGGCCCAGAGCCGCGTGCGATCCTCGGGACGGGTCGCCCATTCGAAGCCCTGGCCGTTGTTCTGGCCCGCGAGCGCCTGCACGAGTTCGGCCTGCTCCTTCACGCCGGCTTCGGTGCCGTGGAATTCGAAGAACAGCGTCGGCGCTTCGGTGAGCGTCAGATTCGAGTGCCGGTTGATCGAACGCACGGCGAGCGAGTCGACGAATTCGACGCGCGCGATCGGCACGCCGATCTGGATCGTCTCGATCACGGTGCGCACCGCGTCGCCCATCGACGGGAACGTGCAGATCGCAGCCGACACGGCTTCGGGAAGCGGATGCAGGCGCAGCGTGATTTCGGTGATCACGCCGAGCGTGCCCTCGGAGCCGACGAACAGCCGCGTGAGGTCGTAGCCGGCCGACGACTTGCGAGCGCGCGAACCCGTTTTCACGACGCGGCCGTCGGCAAGCACGGCGGTCAGGCCAAGCACGTTCTCGCGCATCGTTCCGTAGCGCACCGCGTTGGTGCCGGATGCACGGGTCGCCGTCATCCCGCCGATGCTGGCGTCGGCGCCCGGATCGATCGGGAAAAACAGGCCGGTGTCGCGCAGCGCTTCGTTGAGCGCCTTGCGCGTGATGCCCGGTTCAACGGTAACGGTCAGGTCTTCCGCGTTGATCGACAGCACGCGATTCATTTCGGACAGGTCGAGCGATACGCCGCCTTGCACCGCGAGCAGATGGCCTTCGAGCGACGAGCCGGCGCCGTACGGGATCAGCGGTACGCCGTAGAGCGCGCACAGTGTCACGACTTCGCGGACTTCGTCGGCACTGTGTGCGAACACGACGGCGTCGGGCAGTTGCGGATCGAACGGCGATTCGTCGCGCCCATGATGGGCGCGCACGGCGTCGGCGGTCGACACGCGCTCGCCGAAGGCGGCGCGCAGCGCATCGAGCATCGCGGGGGGCAGGGGGCGGCGTGTGGCGGCCGGCGTGTCGGGGTGATTCACGAATGTCTCCTGACGGCTGCTTGTCGAACTTTCGGCTCATTCTACGCTGCAACGCCTGCTGCGGCGCCCCGCGCGGGCTGCGATAATCGCGTTCGAACGCAACCGGGCCGCTTCGCGGCCGCGCACGACAGGGACATCCGCATGGGCAACCGCTTGAGCAAGATCGCCACGCGCACCGGCGACGACGGCACCACCGGCCTGGGCGACGGCCGGCGCATCGGCAAGGACGACGCACGTATCGCCGCGATCGGCGACGTCGACGAGCTGAACTCGAATCTCGGCGTGTTGCTCGCCGAGTCGTTGCCGGACGACGTGCGCACCGCGCTCGTCACGATCCAGCACGACCTGTTCGATCTCGGCGGCGAGCTGTGCATCCCCGGCCACGCCGTGCTCGACGACACGCACCTCGCGCGTCTCGACCGGTGGCTCGCCGACTACAACGCGACGTTGCCGCCGCTGAAGGAGTTCATCCTGCCGGCCGGCTCACGGGCGGCGTCGCTTGCGCACGTGTGCCGGACGGTGTGCCGCCGCGCGGAGCGCTCGATCGTCGCGCTCGGGCGCACCGACACGCTCAACGATGCACCGCGGCGCTACGTGAACCGGCTGTCGGACCTGCTGTTCGTGCTGGCGCGCGTGCTGAACCGTGCGGACGGCGGCGCGGACGTGCTGTGGGAGCGCGGGCGCGTTCGCTGATGCCCGGCGTTGCGTTTTCCGCGCTGCGACAATTTGTCCGGGGGGTTGCCGGTTTTTAAAGATGTATCGTATCCGCATGTTTAACGGAGAACGAACATGACCCACATCACCGCTGACCAGATGGCCCGTGTGAAGGCCACCGCCCCCGTCCTGGCCGAGCACGGCACGACGATCACGAAGCATTTCTATCAGCGGATGTTCGCGCGTCATCCGGAACTGAAGAACCTGTTCAACCAGACGCACCAGAAGACCGGCAGCCAGCCGGAAACGCTCGCGAAGGCCGTCTATGCGTACGCGGCGAACATCGACAATCTCGGCGCGCTGGGCGGCGCCGTATCGCGGATCGCGCACAAGCATGCGAGCCTCAACATCCGTCCGGAGCATTACCCGATCGTCGGCGAGAACCTGCTCGCGTCGATTGTCGAGGTGCTCGGCGATGCGGTCGACGCGGATACGCTCGAAGCATGGCGCGTCGCTTACGGCCAGCTCGCGCAGATCCTGATCGGCGTCGAGGCCGACCTGTACGCGGGCGCCGCATGGAGCGGCTTCCGCCCGTTCAGGGTCGCCCGCAAGGTGCGCGAAAGCGACGAGATCACGTCGTTCTATCTGACGCCCGCCGACGGCGGCGACGCACCGAAATTCGAGCCGGGCCAGTACATCTCGGTGAAGCGTTTCGTCGGCGATCTCGGCGTCGACCAGCCGCGCCAGTACAGCCTGTCCGATGCGCCGCACGGCAAGTGGCTGCGTATCTCGGTGAAGCGCGAAGCGGGCAACGCCGAAGCGATCCCGGCCGGCAAGGTGTCGACGCTGATGCACGACGGGGTGGAAGAGGGCGCGATCGTCGAGGCGACCGCGCCGATGGGCGACTTCTCGCTGAAGCGCGATGCCGATACGCCGGTCGTGCTGATTTCCGGCGGCGTCGGCATCACGCCGATGATGTCGATGGCGTCGACGCTGATCGCCGAAGGCAGCAAGCGCGAGGTTCGCTTCATCCACGCATGCCGGTCGGGCGCGGTGCACGCGTTCCGCGACTGGCTGAACGACGCAGCGCGCGAGCACGCGAACGTGAAGCGTACGGTGCTGTACGAGCTGGTCGGCCCGAACGACCGTGCCGGTGTCGATCACGATCTCGAAGGGCGCCTGACGCCGGAGCGCGTGAAGCAATACGCGCTGGTGCCGGATGCCGACTATTACATCTGCGGACCGATCGCGTTCATGAAGGCGCAACGCGACGCGCTCGTCGCCCTCGGCGTCGCGCCGGAGCGCGTGAACACCGAGATCTTCGGTTCGGGCGCGCTCGAGTGACGATCCGGCGGCCGGTTTCGGCCGACGCAAACACGCGGTGATAGACGCCCGGCGCGAGCCGGGCGTTTCATTTGCGGGGCCGGGCGGCCGGCTTCTGGTGCGCACCCGCAGCGTTGCCGGGTAGCGCCACACCCTCGGCTCGGCGCTTTGGCGTCATTCAGTTGCCGCTGCCGCGCGCGACGCGGCGCGCCTTCACGGCTTCCGCGAGGCCTTCGAGCACCTTCACGCTGTCGTCCCACGCGATGCACGCGTCGGTGATGCTCTGGCCGTAGGTCAGCGGGCAGCCTTCCTTCAGGTCCTGGCGCCCCTCGACGAGGTGCGACTCGATCATCACGCCGACGATGCGCTCGTCGCCGGCCGCGACCTGGCGGCCGATGTCCGCGCACACCGGAATCTGGTTTTCGTGCTTCTTCGAGCTGTTCGCGTGGCTCGCATCGATCATCAGGCGCGCGGCGAGGCCGGCCTTGCCGATGTCCGCGCACGCGGCGTTCACGCTGTCCGCGTCATAGTTCGGCGTCTTGCCGCCGCGCAGGATCACGTGGCAGTCCTCGTTGCCTGCAGTCGACACGATCGCCGAGTGGCCGCCCTTGGTCACCGACAGGAAATGGTGCGGCTGCGACGCGGCCTTGATCGCGTCGACCGCGATCTTCACGTTGCCGTCGGTGCCGTTCTTGAAGCCGACCGGGCACGACAGCCCCGACGCCAGTTCGCGATGCACCTGCGACTCGGTCGTGCGCGCGCCGATCGCGCCCCACGAGATCAGGTCGGCGATGTACTGCGGGCTGATCATGTCGAGGTATTCGGTCGCGGCCGGCAGCCCCATTTCGTTGATCTGCAGCAGCAGCTCGCGCGCGGTGCGCAGGCCTTCGTTGATCTTGAAGCTGTTGTCCAGATGCGGATCGTTGATGAGCCCCTTCCAGCCGACGGTGGTGCGCGGCTTCTCGAAGTACACGCGCATCACGACTTCCAGTTCCCCCTTGAAGCGCTCGCGCTCCTTCACGAGCCGGCCCGCGTATTCGATCGCCGCCTTCGTATCGTGGATCGAGCACGGCCCGATCACGACGATCAGCCGGTCGTCCATCCCGTGCAGGATCCGGTGCATTGCCTGGCGCGAGTTGTAGATCAGCTCGGACGCGGCCTCCGAACACGCGAATTCGCGAATCAGATGGGCGGGCGGCGTCAGTTCCTTGAGCTCGCGAATGCGGACGTCGTCGGTGTTGTGCGGGGGCATGCTGTTTCTCCTAATTTTCCGGGGCGCCGTTCGGTCAGTGCGCGTGCGGCAGATTCATCAATTCAGGCAATTCAGTGGTGTCGGTCGGGGCCGCGGGACCGCCGCGGCGACGACCGTCTGGCGAAGGGCGAAAAAAAACCGCCGGGTTCGCCGGCGGTTTTTTCGGGAATTTCGGTTGCGCTTCACGCGCCATCAACCCTCTCGATCCGCCAGCGGTCTGAGATACCAAAAAAAGTAAAAATAAAACTTGGCGGACATGACGGAGATTCGGTTCGTCAAAAAAGTCGATTCGGAATTTATACCCGGTCCCCGCGCGGCTGGCAACCGGTGGCTCCCGAAAATGCGGACAATCCGCGCGTTTTAAGAAAAATACGCGGATTGTCTGCGCAGCGATGCGGTTATGCCGTACCGCCGACGGTCATCTTGTCGATCCGCAGAGTCGGCTGGCCGACGCCGACCGGCACGCTCTGGCCTTCCTTGCCGCACACGCCGACGCCCGAGTCGAGCGACATGTCGTTGCCGATCATGCTCACGTATTTCAGCGATTCCGGGCCGCTGCCGATCAGCGTCGCGCCCTTCACCGGGTACGTGACCTTGCCGTTCTCGATCATGTACGCCTCGGACGCCGAGAACACGAACTTGCCGTTCGTGATGTCGACCTGGCCGCCGCCGAAGTTCACCGCGTACAGGCCGTTCTTCACCGACGAGATGATTTCCTGCGGATCCTTGTCGCCGTTGAGCATGTACGTGTTCGTCATGCGCGGCATCGGCAGCGCCGCGTACGACTCGCGCCGCGCGTTGCCGGTGACGGGCATCTTCATCAGGCGCGCATTCAGCGTGTCCTGGATATAGCCCTTCAGGATGCCGTCCTCGATCAGCGTCGTGCACTGCGTCGGATTGCCTTCGTCGTCGATGTTGAGCGACCCACGGCGATTCGGCAGCGTGCCGTCGTCGACGACCGTCACGCCCTTCGCGGCGACCTGCTCGCCGATCCGGCCGGCGAACGCCGACGAACCCTTGCGGTTGAAGTCGCCCTCGAGGCCATGGCCGATCGCCTCGTGCAGCAGCACGCCCGGCCAGCCCGGCCCGAGCACGACGGTCATCGCGCCGGCTGGCGCGGGCCGCGCGTCGAGGTTCACGAGCGCCGCGTGCACTGCATCGTCGACGTAGCGCGACAGCACTTCGTCCGTGAAGTAACCGTAGTCGAAGCGGCCGCCGCCGCCGCCGGAGCCGATCTCGCGGCGGCCGTTCTGCTCGGCGATCACCGTGACCGACACGCGCACGAGCGGGCGGATGTCGGCGGCCAGCGCGCCGTCGCTGCGTGCGACCAGCACGACGTCGTATTCGCCGGCGAGACCGGCCATCACTTGCGTGACGCGCGGGTCGCGCCCGCGCGCCATCTGCTCGATGCGCTCGAGCAGCTTGACCTTCGCGGTTGCGTCGAGCGACGCGAGCGGATCGGACGGCAGGTACAGGTCGCGGCCCGAGATGCCCGTCAGCGACTTCGCCGCCTTGATCTTCTGGCGGCCGCCGCCGGCCGCCGCGATCGCCTTCGTGGCGGCGGCGGCCTGCGCGATCGCTTCCGGCGACAGGTCGTCCGAATACGCGAATGCGGTGCGGTCGCCCGCGACCGCGCGCACGCCGACGCCCTGGTCGATGCTGAAGCTGCCCGACTTCACGAT is a window of Burkholderia latens DNA encoding:
- a CDS encoding cob(I)yrinic acid a,c-diamide adenosyltransferase, encoding MGNRLSKIATRTGDDGTTGLGDGRRIGKDDARIAAIGDVDELNSNLGVLLAESLPDDVRTALVTIQHDLFDLGGELCIPGHAVLDDTHLARLDRWLADYNATLPPLKEFILPAGSRAASLAHVCRTVCRRAERSIVALGRTDTLNDAPRRYVNRLSDLLFVLARVLNRADGGADVLWERGRVR
- the hmpA gene encoding NO-inducible flavohemoprotein — its product is MTHITADQMARVKATAPVLAEHGTTITKHFYQRMFARHPELKNLFNQTHQKTGSQPETLAKAVYAYAANIDNLGALGGAVSRIAHKHASLNIRPEHYPIVGENLLASIVEVLGDAVDADTLEAWRVAYGQLAQILIGVEADLYAGAAWSGFRPFRVARKVRESDEITSFYLTPADGGDAPKFEPGQYISVKRFVGDLGVDQPRQYSLSDAPHGKWLRISVKREAGNAEAIPAGKVSTLMHDGVEEGAIVEATAPMGDFSLKRDADTPVVLISGGVGITPMMSMASTLIAEGSKREVRFIHACRSGAVHAFRDWLNDAAREHANVKRTVLYELVGPNDRAGVDHDLEGRLTPERVKQYALVPDADYYICGPIAFMKAQRDALVALGVAPERVNTEIFGSGALE
- the glcE gene encoding glycolate oxidase subunit GlcE; amino-acid sequence: MEEDDIVAGWAERIRAASADGRPLRIRGGGTKDWYGQALDGEILDTRVFQGVVSYDPAELVVTVRAGTPLAQLETVLAECGQMLPFEPPHFGRAATVGGCIAAGLAGPRRATCGAPRDFVLGVTLMNGRGEVLRFGGQVVKNVAGYDVSRLMAGALGTLGLMLDLSIKVLPVPVAEVTLKFEMTATDAVRKLNEWGGHPLPVSASGWRNGTLVLRLSGAEAAVKSAKTLLGGEVVDAVEAERFWAGLREHTDPFFNGIPPGYALWRLSLPSITEPMHLPGTQLMEWGGAQRWWITDADAQTVRMSAKQAGGHATLFRAGDTYDRSAGVFTPLPAPLMKIHRGLKSAFDPARIFNRGRLYPDI
- a CDS encoding FAD-linked oxidase C-terminal domain-containing protein, translating into MNASVELSSATRAQRQREVVQALMAVLPTHCLLYRDEDTAPYECDGLSAYRRLPLAVALPETESQVQRVVQICRRMEVPIVPRGAGTSLSGGALPIANGVVLSLARFTRIVEVDPYARTATVQPGVRNLAISEAAAPYGLYYAPDPSSQIACTIGGNVAENSGGVHCLKYGLTVHNVMRVRAVTMDGEIVEFGSLGLDTPGLDLLAVMIGSEGMFAIVTEVTVKLIPKPQTAQLVMASFDDVVKGGEAVAAIIASGIIPAGLEMMDKPATQAVEAFTHAGYDLDAKAILLCESDGTPEEVAEEIVRMTAVLREHGATRIQVSRNESERLRFWSGRKNAFPAAGRISADYYCMDGTVPRRAIGPLLARIEQLETRYGLRCINVFHAGDGNMHPLILYNANDPDELHRAEQFGAEILECCVEFGGSVTGEHGVGIEKLNSMCVQFSPQERDAFFAVKRAFDPAGLLNPDKGIPTRARCAEYGRQHVRGGLLPHPELPRF
- a CDS encoding FAD-binding oxidoreductase, with product MNHPDTPAATRRPLPPAMLDALRAAFGERVSTADAVRAHHGRDESPFDPQLPDAVVFAHSADEVREVVTLCALYGVPLIPYGAGSSLEGHLLAVQGGVSLDLSEMNRVLSINAEDLTVTVEPGITRKALNEALRDTGLFFPIDPGADASIGGMTATRASGTNAVRYGTMRENVLGLTAVLADGRVVKTGSRARKSSAGYDLTRLFVGSEGTLGVITEITLRLHPLPEAVSAAICTFPSMGDAVRTVIETIQIGVPIARVEFVDSLAVRSINRHSNLTLTEAPTLFFEFHGTEAGVKEQAELVQALAGQNNGQGFEWATRPEDRTRLWAARHNAYFAMLQLKPGCRAVTTDVCVPISQLAACVEETEVDLRASSLPCPIVGHVGDGNFHVAILIDPDKPEEIAEAERINDRIVERALRLGGTCTGEHGVGLHKMRFLPKEHGDSAIDTMRAIKLALDPRNLMNPGKIFTC
- the tldD gene encoding metalloprotease TldD, whose protein sequence is MNIIEPGIRNLALAKDILLTPYGLDESLLTRTIADIFTHRVDYADLYFQATRSEAWSLEEGIVKSGSFSIDQGVGVRAVAGDRTAFAYSDDLSPEAIAQAAAATKAIAAAGGGRQKIKAAKSLTGISGRDLYLPSDPLASLDATAKVKLLERIEQMARGRDPRVTQVMAGLAGEYDVVLVARSDGALAADIRPLVRVSVTVIAEQNGRREIGSGGGGGRFDYGYFTDEVLSRYVDDAVHAALVNLDARPAPAGAMTVVLGPGWPGVLLHEAIGHGLEGDFNRKGSSAFAGRIGEQVAAKGVTVVDDGTLPNRRGSLNIDDEGNPTQCTTLIEDGILKGYIQDTLNARLMKMPVTGNARRESYAALPMPRMTNTYMLNGDKDPQEIISSVKNGLYAVNFGGGQVDITNGKFVFSASEAYMIENGKVTYPVKGATLIGSGPESLKYVSMIGNDMSLDSGVGVCGKEGQSVPVGVGQPTLRIDKMTVGGTA
- the aroG gene encoding 3-deoxy-7-phosphoheptulonate synthase AroG → MPPHNTDDVRIRELKELTPPAHLIREFACSEAASELIYNSRQAMHRILHGMDDRLIVVIGPCSIHDTKAAIEYAGRLVKERERFKGELEVVMRVYFEKPRTTVGWKGLINDPHLDNSFKINEGLRTARELLLQINEMGLPAATEYLDMISPQYIADLISWGAIGARTTESQVHRELASGLSCPVGFKNGTDGNVKIAVDAIKAASQPHHFLSVTKGGHSAIVSTAGNEDCHVILRGGKTPNYDADSVNAACADIGKAGLAARLMIDASHANSSKKHENQIPVCADIGRQVAAGDERIVGVMIESHLVEGRQDLKEGCPLTYGQSITDACIAWDDSVKVLEGLAEAVKARRVARGSGN